From Ananas comosus cultivar F153 linkage group 8, ASM154086v1, whole genome shotgun sequence, one genomic window encodes:
- the LOC109714209 gene encoding DNA-directed RNA polymerase II subunit RPB2: MMEEENAGMEIEEDEEEEITQEDAWAVISAYFEEKGLVRQQLDSFDEFIQNTMQEIVDESADIEIRPESQHNPGRQSEFSETLHKISFGQIYLSRPMMTESDGETATLFPKAARLRNLTYSAPLYVDVTYRVVKKGHDCEEVTETQEYPKVFIGKVPIMLRSSYCTLYQQSEKDLTELGECPYDQGGYFIINGSEKVLIAQEKMSTNHVYVFKKRQPNKYAYVAEVRSMAENQNRPASSMFVRMLSRTSAKGGSSGQYIRATLPYIRADIPIIIVFRALGFVADKDILEHICYDFSDTQMMELLRPSLEEAFVIQNQQVALDYIGKRGATVGVTREKRIKYAKEILQKEMLPHVGVGEFCETKKAYYFGYIIHRLLLCAIGRRPEDDRDHYGNKRLDLAGPLLGGLFRMLFRKLTRDVRSYVQKCVDNGKEVNLQFAIKAKTVTSGLKYSLATGNWGQANQAGTRAGVSQVLNRLTYASTLSHLRRLNSPIGREGKLAKPRQLHNSHWGMMCPAETPEGQACGLVKNLALMVYITVGSAANPILEFLEEWGTENFEEISPAVIPQAAKIFVNGCWVGIHRNPDLLVRTLRRLRRQIDVNTEVGVVRDIRLKELRLYTDYGRCSRPLFIVENQRLLIKKKDIRALQQRESPEEGWHDLVAKGFIEYIDTEEEETTMISMTINDLVNARQNPDEAYSETYTHCEIHPSLILGVCASIIPFPDHNQSPRNTYQSAMGKQAMGIYVTNYQLRMDTLAYVLYYPQKPLVTTRAMEHLHFRQLPAGINAIVAIACYSGYNQEDSVIMNQSSIDRGFFRSLFFRSYRDEEKKMGTLVKEDFGRPNRENTMGMRHGSYDKLDDDGLAPPGTRVSGEDVIIGKTSPISQDDSQGQASRYTRRDHSTCLRHSESGMVDQVLLTTNADGLRFVKVRMRSVRIPQIGDKFSSRHGQKGTVGMTYTQEDMPWTIEGITPDIIVNPHAIPSRMTIGQLIECIMGKVAAHMGKEGDATPFTDVTVDNISKALHKCGYQMRGFETMYNGHTGRKLTAMIFLGPTYYQRLKHMVDDKIHSRGRGPVQILTRQPAEGRSRDGGLRFGEMERDCMIAHGAAFFLKERLFDQSDAYRVHVCEKCGLIAIANLKKNSFECRGCKNKTDIVQVHIPYACKLLFQELMAMAIAPRMLTKEEKPSKDQKKK; the protein is encoded by the exons ACACTGCACAAGATTAGCTTTGGCCAGATATATTTAAGTAGGCCTATGATGACTGAGTCTGATGGAGAAACTGCTACCTTGTTTCCAAAAGCTGCAAGGCTTAGAAATCTGACATACTCGGCCCCATTATATGTTGATGTAACTTACAGAGTTGTAAAGAAAGGACATGATTGTGAGGAGGTCACGGAGACTCAGGAATATCCAAAAGTTTTTATTGGAAAG GTTCCTATCATGTTGCGGTCCAGTTATTGCACATTATATCAGCAATCTGAAAAAGATTTAACTGAACTTGGAGAATGTCCTTATGACCAAGGTGGATACTTCATAATTAATGGAAGTGAGAAAGTTCTTATTGCGCAGGAGAAGATGAGTACCAATCATGTCTATGTATTTAAGAAAAGACAGCCTAATAAGTATGCCTATGTGGCTGAAGTCCGGTCTATGGCGGAGAACCAGAATAGACCAGCTAGCAGTATGTTTGTCCGAATGCTTTCTCGCACTAGTGCAAAAGGG GGCTCCTCAGGGCAGTATATTCGAGCTACCCTTCCGTATATTCGAGCAGATATCCCGATAATTATTGTCTTCCGAGCATTAGGTTTTGTTGCTGACAAGGACATACTTGAACATATATGTTATGACTTTTCTGATACACAAATGATGGAATTATTAAGACCATCTCTGGAGGAAGCATTTGTTATTCAAAATCAGCAG GTGGCATTGGATTACATAGGAAAGCGCGGGGCAACTGTCGGTGTCACGAGGGAGAAGAGAATTAA GTATGCAAAAGAAATCCTTCAAAAGGAAATGTTGCCTCATGTTGGTGTCGGAGAATTCTGCGAAACTAAGAAAGCATACTATTTTGG GTACATAATTCATCGTCTCTTGCTGTGTGCCATCGGCCGGAGGCCGGAAGATGACAGGGACCATTATGGCAACAAAAGGCTGGACCTTGCTGGTCCCTTACTTGGAGGCCTGTTCAGAATG CTTTTCAGAAAATTGACAAGGGACGTGAGATCGTATGTTCAAAAG TGTGTAGATAATGGGAAAGAAGTAAATCTTCAATTTGCTATCAAAGCAAAAACTGTCACAAGTGGTCTCAAGTACTCTCTTGCTACTGGAAATTGGGGGCAAGCAAATCAAGCTGGTACAAGAGCAGGGGTTTCCCAG GTGTTGAATCGCCTGACATACGCATCTACACTATCTCATTTACGGAGGTTGAACTCTCCAATTGGGCGTGAAG GGAAGTTGGCAAAACCTCGACAGTTGCATAATTCTCATTGGGGAATGATGTGTCCTGCTGAAACACCAGAAGGACAG GCTTGTGGATTGGTGAAAAATCTTGCTTTAATGGTGTATATCACTGTTGGATCGGCTGCAAATCCTATTCTGGAGTTCTTAGAGGAGTGGGGCACTGAAAACTTTGAG GAAATATCACCTGCTGTTATTCCTCAAGCAgctaaaatttttgttaatggCTGTTGGGTTGGTATTCATCGAAACCCTGACCTCTTGGTCAGGACCTTGAGACGTTTGAGAAGACAG ATTGATGTCAACACTGAGGTTGGAGTTGTACGAGATATTCGTCTTAAGGAACTACGCCTTTATACAGACTACGGTCGCTGCAGTCGGCCACTGTTTATTGTTGAAAATCAAAGGCTGctgataaaaaagaaagatattcGAGCCTTGCAGCAGAGG GAATCTCCAGAAGAAGGCTGGCATGATCTAGTTGCAAAAGGATTCATTGAATACATTGAtaccgaagaagaagaaactacTATGATATCCATGACTATTAAC GATCTTGTGAATGCAAGACAAAATCCTGATGAGGCATACTCTGAAACTTACACCCACTGTGAGATTCATCCATCTTTGATATTGGGCGTCTGTGCATCCATCATTCCTTTTCCAGACCACAACCAG TCCCCTCGTAATACATACCAATCAGCAATGGGCAAGCAAGCCATGGGGATATATGTTACCAACTACCAGCTACGAATG GATACATTGGCGTATGTTCTATATTATCCACAGAAGCCTCTTGTTACTACTCGTGCAATGGAGCATTTGCACTTTAGGCAGTTGCCGGCTGGCATT AATGCGATTGTTGCTATTGCGTGTTACTCTGGATATAACCAAGAAGACTCTGTTATCATGAACCAATCTTCAATTGATCGTGGGTTCTTCAGATCATTATTTTTCCGTTCTTACAG AGACGAAGAAAAGAAGATGGGTACTCTGGTTAAAGAAGATTTTGGGCGCCCAAATAGGGAGAACACTATG GGAATGCGTCATGGATCTTATGACAAATTAGATGATGATGGTCTTGCGCCTCCG GGTACAAGGGTATCTGGTGAAGATGTGATTATTGGAAAGACATCTCCAATCTCACAAGACGATTCTCAAGGACAAGCTTCGAGATACACTAGGCGTGATCATAGTACATGTTTACGTCACAGTGAAAGCGGGATGGTTGATCAG GTTCTTCTAACTACTAATGCTGATGGCTTGAGATTTGTGAAAGTGAGAATGAGATCAGTTCGGATACCCCAAATTGGAGATAAATTCAGTAGTAGGCATGGACAAAAGGGAACTGTCGGAATGACTTATACACAAGAGGACATGCCATGGACCATTGAAGGCATAACACCTGATATCATTGTGAATCCACATGCCATTCCTTCTCGTATGACCATCGGTCAGCTTATTGAATGCATTATGGGGAAGGTTGCTGCCCATATGGGGAAGGAAGGAGATGCTACTCCTTTTACTGATGTCACG GTGGACAACATTAGCAAAGCTCTTCACAAGTGTGGATACCAAATGCGAGGGTTCGAGACCATGTACAATGGTCACACTGGTAGGAAATTGACTGCCATGATTTTCCTTGGCCCCACGTACTACCAGAGGCTGAAGCACATGGTGGATGATAAGATCCACTCGCGAGGGCGCGGGCCTGTGCAGATCCTCACCAGGCAGCCCGCAGAGGGGCGGTCCCGAGATGGCGGTTTGCGTTTTGGCGAGATGGAGAGAGATTGCATGATTGCACATGGGGCTGCGTTCTTCTTGAAAGAAAGGTTGTTCGACCAGAGTGATGCTTATAGAGTCCATGTATGTGAAAAATGTGGACTCATTGCCATTGCTAACCTTAAGAAGAATTCCTTCGAGTGCAGAGGTTGCAAGAATAAAACTGACATTGTTCAG GTGCACATACCTTACGCATGTAAGCTGCTTTTCCAAGAGCTAATGGCCATGGCTATTGCTCCCAGAATGCTCACAAAGGAAGAGAAGCCATCCAAAGATCAAAAGAAGAAATGA